The Candidatus Paracaedibacteraceae bacterium DNA window TTTTTGAGAAACACTTTAAACTTTTTACAATAATTAGTATTATGACCATAGTAGTTGGATTCTTTATACTTAAGGCACTATTATGAGACTTTTGGATTATTTGACACGGCGCAATTTCTTGATCTTATCCGCGATGGTGTCATTATCCTCCCTTGCCTTTGCCTATTATGCTCAATATTTTTTCGACATTGATCCATGTATTTTATGTCTATATGAACGTTATTTTTATTGGGGAATTGCCCTGATAGGATTTGTCGGTTTTATGTGGGATCACCCTCTGTTTTTTAATCTTAGCGGACTTATCTTACTGGGAGGTGGTGCCCTGGGATTATATCATCTCGGTGTTGAACTGCATTGGTGGCAAGGAACCGCTGCCTGTCATGGCATAGCCTCTGGTAAAGCTAGATCCATTGAAGAGCTTCGCGCTATGCTTAAATCAAAACCTATGGCTCGGTGCGATCAAGCAAACTGGCATATTCTGGGAATATCTGCAACTTACCTTAATCTTGCATGGTTTTTGGGTTTCCTAGGATTATGGGGAGGGATTACCCTAAAAAGTAAATCTAATTTGAAAAAAGAGAAAAACTAGACTGTTCTCTAGCTCTAATGCCCTGCGGTTTGTCCGCCAAACTCAACTTTTTTCATAAACGGGATGATACAGAGCGATACAAAGAATATCGCTCCCATCAACCAATACAGATCATCAAAAGTCATGACGATCGCTTCTCGCATAGCCAGATCTTGAAGAATTTTAAGAGCACTTAGATTTGCATCCGCTAAGTGAGAAAAACTAGACAGATAATCGGTTATATTATCGATAAAACTAACAACCTGATTATTGGTTAAATCAATATTTTCCCGCA harbors:
- a CDS encoding disulfide bond formation protein B gives rise to the protein MRLLDYLTRRNFLILSAMVSLSSLAFAYYAQYFFDIDPCILCLYERYFYWGIALIGFVGFMWDHPLFFNLSGLILLGGGALGLYHLGVELHWWQGTAACHGIASGKARSIEELRAMLKSKPMARCDQANWHILGISATYLNLAWFLGFLGLWGGITLKSKSNLKKEKN